One stretch of Armatimonadota bacterium DNA includes these proteins:
- the rdgB gene encoding RdgB/HAM1 family non-canonical purine NTP pyrophosphatase, with protein sequence MIERLVLATHNRKKAGEMREVLLAVDAVGQIKTLADYPGAPVPEETGATYSENALIKARSAVEFTGEWCLADDAGLEIDALPGDLGVHSKRYGGDSTFEQKIRLVLERMQSVEDSKRTARFRCCVALVSPQGEHSTFESLCEGRIAREPAGSGGFGYDPIFFLPELRCTLAQLTPEQKHAVSHRGKVLRELAKVLPSLS encoded by the coding sequence ATGATCGAACGGCTCGTCTTGGCGACGCACAATCGGAAAAAGGCCGGTGAGATGCGCGAGGTTCTGCTCGCGGTTGATGCGGTCGGGCAGATTAAGACCTTGGCCGACTATCCCGGGGCTCCAGTGCCGGAAGAGACCGGAGCGACGTACTCGGAAAACGCGCTGATAAAGGCGCGCTCTGCCGTCGAGTTTACAGGCGAGTGGTGCTTGGCCGATGACGCAGGCTTGGAGATCGACGCCTTGCCGGGCGATCTAGGAGTGCACAGCAAACGGTATGGAGGCGACAGCACGTTCGAGCAGAAGATCAGGCTCGTGCTCGAGCGGATGCAGTCGGTCGAAGACAGCAAACGGACAGCTCGCTTTCGATGTTGCGTCGCGCTCGTCTCCCCACAGGGCGAGCACTCGACCTTTGAAAGTCTGTGCGAAGGGAGGATCGCGCGCGAGCCAGCGGGATCGGGGGGATTTGGCTACGACCCGATCTTTTTTCTGCCGGAACTTCGTTGCACCTTGGCGCAGCTCACCCCAGAGCAGAAGCACGCTGTGAGCCATCGAGGGAAGGTTCTTCGTGAGCTTGCGAAAGTGCTTCCTTCGTTAAGCTAG